A window of Brachybacterium fresconis contains these coding sequences:
- a CDS encoding beta-ketoacyl-[acyl-carrier-protein] synthase family protein — translation MSASRSRVAVTGLGTVNPLGGDVASTWKAALAGTSAARTLDNDWKEEYGLSVDFACQLAPGALENLSRPQAKKLDPSGQYSMVASREAWADAGAPEVAPERLGVVVGTGIGGIWTTLDQWDVVRERGARRVNPFTVPMLMANSSSAQISMELGARAGAHTPVSACASGAEAVALGMGMIRDDRADVVVVGGTEACIHPMTLAAFANIRALSGRVDDPEHASRPYDVDRDGFVLGEGAAILVLESEEHAAARGARVYAYAAGRGMASDAHHISAPSAEGQARAVREAVEDADVAAQDVVHVNAHGTSTPLGDIGELTALSDALGGVTDQLVVTSTKSMTGHLMGGAGALESVFSTLAAHHRVSPPTINIENLDPEVPVRIAQNAPVDLPSGDIAVLNNAFGFGGHDIAAIFTSA, via the coding sequence ATGTCCGCTTCCCGCTCCCGTGTCGCCGTCACCGGTCTCGGCACCGTCAACCCGCTCGGCGGTGACGTCGCCTCCACCTGGAAGGCGGCCCTGGCCGGTACGTCCGCCGCGCGCACGCTGGACAACGACTGGAAGGAGGAGTACGGACTGTCCGTGGACTTCGCCTGCCAGCTGGCCCCCGGCGCGCTCGAGAACCTCTCCCGCCCCCAGGCCAAGAAGCTGGATCCCTCGGGTCAGTACTCGATGGTCGCCTCCCGGGAGGCGTGGGCCGACGCCGGTGCTCCGGAGGTCGCCCCCGAGCGCCTCGGCGTCGTGGTCGGCACCGGCATCGGCGGCATCTGGACCACCCTGGACCAGTGGGACGTCGTGCGCGAGCGCGGCGCCCGACGGGTCAACCCCTTCACGGTCCCCATGCTCATGGCCAATTCCTCCAGCGCCCAGATCTCGATGGAGCTGGGCGCCCGGGCCGGGGCCCACACCCCGGTCTCGGCCTGCGCCTCCGGCGCGGAGGCCGTGGCGCTGGGCATGGGCATGATCCGCGATGACCGCGCCGACGTCGTGGTCGTCGGCGGCACCGAGGCGTGCATCCATCCGATGACGCTGGCCGCCTTCGCGAACATCCGCGCGCTCTCGGGCCGGGTCGATGATCCCGAGCACGCCTCGCGTCCCTACGATGTGGACCGCGACGGCTTCGTGCTCGGCGAGGGCGCGGCGATCCTGGTGCTGGAGAGCGAGGAGCATGCTGCCGCTCGCGGTGCCCGCGTGTACGCCTACGCCGCCGGGCGCGGTATGGCCTCGGACGCCCACCACATCTCCGCCCCCTCCGCGGAGGGGCAGGCCCGTGCGGTCCGCGAGGCGGTCGAGGACGCCGACGTGGCCGCGCAGGACGTCGTGCACGTCAACGCCCACGGCACCTCGACGCCGCTGGGGGACATCGGTGAGCTCACCGCCCTCTCGGACGCCCTCGGCGGGGTCACCGATCAGCTCGTGGTGACCTCGACGAAGTCGATGACCGGCCATCTCATGGGCGGCGCCGGGGCGCTGGAGTCGGTCTTCTCCACCCTCGCCGCGCATCACCGCGTCTCCCCGCCCACGATCAACATCGAGAACCTCGACCCGGAGGTG
- a CDS encoding beta-ketoacyl-ACP synthase III, which translates to MTSRVTLPPQPTVPGSQVLAYGAARGDLVVPNEDLIEPINSSDEWIRQRTGIITRTRASTEIGVKDLSLTAAKEAIERSGIELDTLDAIIVSTITFPYQTPSLATLLAGQLGRPDVIAYDISAACAGFAYGIGQADALIRTGSARNVLVIGAEKLSDVVDPTDRSISFLLGDGAGAAIVGPSEEPKIGPTVWGSDGDHWDTIRMTGSLIQFRDGEGPWPTLEQDGRTVFRWAVWHTAKKIREMLEQSALTVEDIDVFVPHQANMRIVDELAKQLGLGEDVVIARDIAETGNTSAASIPLATHRLIEEGAAKSGDVLVQFGFGAGLAYAGQVLILP; encoded by the coding sequence ATGACCTCACGCGTCACCCTCCCGCCCCAGCCGACCGTGCCGGGCTCGCAGGTCCTCGCCTACGGCGCCGCCCGCGGGGACCTCGTCGTCCCCAACGAGGACCTGATCGAGCCGATCAACTCCTCCGACGAGTGGATCCGCCAGCGCACCGGCATCATCACCCGCACGCGCGCGAGCACGGAGATCGGCGTCAAGGACCTTTCCCTGACCGCCGCGAAGGAGGCCATCGAGCGCTCCGGCATCGAGCTGGACACCCTCGATGCGATCATCGTCTCGACCATCACCTTCCCGTACCAGACCCCGTCGCTCGCGACGCTCCTGGCCGGCCAGCTGGGCCGACCCGACGTCATCGCCTACGACATCTCCGCGGCCTGCGCGGGCTTCGCCTACGGCATCGGCCAGGCCGACGCCCTGATCCGCACCGGCAGCGCCCGCAACGTGCTGGTGATCGGCGCGGAGAAGCTCTCCGATGTCGTCGATCCCACCGACCGCTCGATCTCCTTCCTGCTGGGCGACGGCGCAGGGGCCGCGATCGTCGGCCCCAGCGAGGAGCCGAAGATCGGCCCGACGGTCTGGGGCAGCGACGGCGACCACTGGGACACCATCCGCATGACCGGCTCGCTGATCCAGTTCCGCGACGGCGAGGGCCCGTGGCCCACGCTCGAGCAGGACGGACGCACCGTCTTCCGCTGGGCCGTGTGGCACACCGCGAAGAAGATCCGCGAGATGCTCGAGCAGTCCGCTCTGACCGTCGAGGACATCGACGTGTTCGTGCCGCATCAGGCCAACATGCGCATCGTCGACGAGCTCGCCAAGCAGCTGGGCCTCGGCGAGGACGTGGTGATCGCCCGGGATATCGCCGAGACCGGCAACACCTCCGCCGCCTCGATCCCGCTGGCGACCCACCGTCTGATCGAGGAGGGCGCGGCCAAGAGCGGCGACGTCCTGGTGCAGTTCGGCTTCGGCGCCGGGCTGGCCTACGCCGGACAGGTGCTGATCCTCCCCTGA
- a CDS encoding acyl carrier protein, whose amino-acid sequence MAHTDNEILEGLAEIVNEETGVATEDVQLDKSFTDDLDIDSISMMTIVVNAEEKFDVRIPDEEVKNLATVGDAVKFIVGAQS is encoded by the coding sequence ATGGCACACACCGATAACGAGATCCTCGAGGGCCTCGCCGAGATCGTCAACGAGGAGACCGGTGTCGCCACGGAGGACGTGCAGCTCGACAAGTCCTTCACGGATGACCTCGACATCGACTCGATCTCCATGATGACCATCGTCGTCAACGCCGAGGAGAAGTTCGACGTCCGCATCCCCGACGAAGAGGTCAAGAACCTCGCCACCGTCGGCGATGCCGTCAAGTTCATCGTGGGCGCCCAGTCCTGA